In Oryza sativa Japonica Group chromosome 1, ASM3414082v1, the genomic stretch CGGAGCCGATGTCCGGCTGCGTGAAGTCACGGGCATGGAGTCTGATATCAGGAAGCATGTGCGGGAGGTGTCTCCATCTTCTCGAGAGGGCGCTGGCCCTGACAACGGAACGCAGGTCGTCGGCGAGACGTTGGAGTATTTCGAGCAAAATATCATCAAGGAGTGCGCTTAGCCTGTCCTCgctagttactccctccgtattttaatgtataacgccgttgactttttaatcaatatttgaccattcgttttatttaaaatttttgtgtaaatataaaaatatttatatcatgcttaaagaatatttgatgataaatcaagtcacgataaaataaatgataataacataaatttttagaataagacgaatggtcaaatattgattaaaaaatcaacggcgtcatacattaaaatacggagggagtacatggcaAGAACGCGAAGAGGAATCCACCTCCATCAGGCCGGATTTTCTGGAGGACAGGATTGTGCAATACTGTAAATTAAAGTAAGCGACCGATCAATACTGGACGTACGCACACAATGGTCTTGCACCCTGGAATCAATATATATTTCTAACGCGATGGCTAATTCTTAGGAAAAACGGATCGGATTTCCGTTTCCCCCCGCACAGTGTTAAACCGCCCTCCCTAAGGGCGGTAAGGGGACCGCCTGCAAAATGGCAGGCCCCCTATAGCCGACCGTTAGGCATAAGCCAACGGTCGTCTGCCACGTCACGAAAAGGCGGCAGGCGACTAGTTTTGTAAATTTTTGAAACacaaattagttttgtaaatattttaataaaaaattaaaaataaaaaaaaaattgtccaaCGTGACTTGCAGCATAGGCGGGCCGGCTGTGCCGTATTCGGCACCAATCCAGCCCATCCACAGGCCAGCGGTCCGGTGCCTAAAGACTTGATGAAGGCCGGCTGCCGGTCAGGGGTGGGTAGATCGGTGGGGGAAATGTACATATGAGGTCCCTCATCTTATcaccgaattacaaaatcgtacCTCAACCGGGAATATCTTAGATCCCTCGACTTACAAAACCGGATCACCCTGAGTTCTTAGGTGGTATTGATCCCGATTTTGTCCGACGTAACGGATGAGTTAGCGTGGGACTCACGTGTACCCCACATATTAGGGTGACCACGTCATaaccctctctcttctccttgtTTGGGTAGGCTACCTAACGGATGGGAAGGAGGTCAGCGGGACGagacgggagaggaggaggtccggcggctTGCGACGATGGCAAAAGGGGAGTTCCGCTGGAGCCCCACGAGAGCCGACACGATGCGGAGATGGAGATGGCCGTCGTGGCAGTTGGCGCGGAGGTGGTGGCTTTGGTGACCTCTAGGCCAGCGGGGGCTTTGCGGATGGTGCCCGAGGTCCAAGACGGCTGGTGGTGGTACTCCCAGGGCGGAGGGTCGGGCCTCGCTGAGCGTGGTAAAGCTCTAGCGTTTGCCACGAGGCGCGGTGGCCGACGAGAGAGGGCAACTGCCATGGCCTACCGTGGAGTGGAGGCGGAGGTAACCAACAATGTGCGATGCCCCGGCGGGGGGACTTGGCGGAATTGATGCGATAGAGCTGGAGGTGAACAGCAggggtgaggtggaggaggacgccgccgccgcagtggaAGAGGTTGCGTATGGCTGGTTCGGCGTGGGCGCCGATGGTGACGGGGTGAGGACGGATTGGTTCGCCACGTACCAGGGCCACGCTGTGCTGGCGCTCGTGAGGCTCTAGCGGAACTCCGTCGATTTCTCCGCCATCAAGACGGCGGGAtcctccaagcatgcggcctCTGCAACCACCGCCTCGactgctcgtcgtcgccgtgtcacccgtcgccagccgccggaCCTCCTCACCGACTTCCTCCCCACCCGCCGGCCGACCTGCCCATATgaggagaagagtgagagagaggaggaagggagagcagaggggaaagagagagagggggggtgaTGACGTGGTCACCCTGACATGTGGAGCCCATGTGGATCCCATGCTAACTCAGCCACCCCGtcagataaaaccggggtcaataCCACCTAAGGACCTAGTGTAGCCCGGCTTTGTAAATTGAAGGTTCCCATATCTGGTTTTTTGGTtgagggatgattttgtaattcgggGACTACTTTTCCTACATGTGGTCCGTATGTCATGAGGGCACTAACCCATGTTGGCCCATGTGGGTTGACCCATATAGTGTTTGCCCCATAGTTCATGCGCTGGGTCAGTGGGTAGCTGGGTCGACCTAGCCCATCTGCATTCCTAGGTGATACCGCCATGCCAACGAGTTGTCTACCACGCCCAGAGAGCAAAGCAGTGGTACAAGAAAGAGACCGAAGAAAGATAATAGATTTTGGAATGATCGATTTTGTTGCATCATATCAAGCCAACAGTTGAGCACCGTTGAGTGCATTATTAATCAGAGATCAACTAAGCTTGACTCCTATTCAGTCCAGCAACAGACATTTCAAGCATGCATTACAGGGAACCTCTAGCATCCATGTTCAGTTGCAGCAGTAAGTGGCTAATTGAATAGTGAACTGCTAAAAAGAGTAGAGCGATTTCTTGGCATTTCGCTGACAAGTTCACATCCATCGACTGTTTCTAGTGCGACGAGTGAATTGAAGATGAGTAATCTAGAGGAGTGGGAGCCTAGACGAGTGAATTGAAGACGAGTTTATGCTATATATCGGAATCCCGTTAAAAAACGGGACGATTCTGGTACCAATATGGCATCGCTCTTAGCAACTGTCGTCCGCCACCTGCGTGCATTGCAGCAAAACATGAACGACGACCAGCACTCGCCAAACGCCGGCTTCCCTGCATCTCAGCGAAACCTCCTCGGAAGCGCGCGCCTCCACGCGCGATTCCTCGCTTCCTCCCGCTGGCGCGCGCACCGTCCGTCGGCTTCTCCGCATCATGGCAAATCCTCCTAGAAAGCGCGTGATTCCTCGCTTCCTTCCACCGGCGCGAGCATCATCCGCCAGCTCCTCTACATCCCAGTGAAACCTCCTCGGAATTGCGGCGCGCGATTCCTCGCTTCTTTCCAGCGGAACCCTCGCCGTCCGCCGGCTCTTCTGCTTCCCAATGAAACATCCTCGGAATCGTGTTTTGCAAGGATATGATCTTGCAATCAAAACAATACAAGGTTTAGCTGAGAAAGCTTGCATCAATGAACTTGACACCAAAGCTTGCATCAATGAACTTGACACCAATGGGAGGACAACATGTTGAGAAGGCCCAGTCTAAAAATCGAGGTGATATGCAGGAAAAATTTGTGAATGAGAGTAACACCATCAAGACAGTGAGTATCTTGGCTGCTATCATGGTGACTACGGGTTTCATGGATGATACATTAGTAGAATCATGTGATACCTGGGAGGTATCACGATCCTTCTCGATATCATGAAACCTGAAGGTTTCACACATGATCCCTCGCTAGGTATATATAATCTTGTGTGATACCTAAAAGTTTCATACATGATACTGCAAAGTATCATTATGTGTGATACCTGTGAAGTATCACATGATCCTACTTAGGTATCATGTATGCTATCATGGTTTCTGTGGGTTTCACATATGATACTTGAGGATGATCATGTGATACCTGGGAGGTATCATGATCCTCCTCAGTATCATGGATGGTATTATCAGGTTTCACTGATGATACCTTAGGAAGATCATGTGATACGTGGGAGGTATCATGATTCTGCTCAGGTATCATGTCTGGTATCATCAGGTTTCATAGATGATACCTTAGAAGGATCATGTGATATGTAGGAGGTATCATGATTCTGCTCAGGTATCATGTCTGGTATCATCATGTTTCATAGATGATACCTTAGATCATGTGATACGAGGGAGGTATCATGATTCTTCTCAGGTATCATTAGGTTTCATAGATGATACCTTAGAAGGATCATGAGATACGAGAGAGGTATCATGATTCTTCTTAGTATCATGACTGGTATCATGGTTCCTGTGAGTTTCATAGATTATACCTAAGTATGATCATGTGATACTTGGGAGGTGTCATGATCCTCCTCAGTATCATGGCTGGTATTTACTCCACAAAAAGTCTACCCCATGTAATACACTTCATTTGTTCATATATGGGGAAACGATTTTTGCTTCCGTCAACTTCCAGATCAAATATATGTACAGGGAGTGGACATGAATAAGTTCATATCAGATTCGATCGATGTATCGTCTATGTGCTCGTACCAATTCATGTCACCGATTTTCTTGACACTGCTTAAAGCAAGAAAATGAAGAACCTCCTGTTGATGGAGACCGTCAACCGAAGAAAACACGGTGGGCGCTGGCGtcggcgccaccaccacgcTCACGCCGCTCTCCCACACTGACCTCGTGCACTTCAGCGGCGACACTGAAGAGGtggagctgccgccgccggcggacgcGAGCaggtgccgccgccggctcctccaccgccgccgtcgacgccagcGAGATCTCACGCGCCATGCCCACGGTGAGAGAATTGTGAGTGGGACTCGGATAAGCACAAGAAACGTTCTGTCTCTCTTGGGAGTGGGACTCGGATAAGCTCGTGATGATTTCTGATGATTGGTAAAAAATTTGTCCCGTCCCGACCGAGCCCAAACGGGATACCGGTGTTTAGCATTTCCGTTCCTTTCTTCATTCTGAACATCGTCAGGCAGTTGCTCGAATAGATCTTCCTCCGCCTTGGGAACTACATAGAACAGATTAAGTGCAAGTAGTCACGAGCCTTGTTGTTGATTTacaaaaataagaaaagaacTAAAATGGAACAAGTGCACACCTCGATGATATTTCAGCTGAATTGGTTCACTTTGACTTAGTACTTGAATCATGCCAACTGCACAAGTCAAAAGTTGTCATGCATCAGAACGTAGCACACAAGGTTAATAAAGCAAAACTAAACAGGTCAGCAGCTTAATACATGCAGAACATTGTTTGTAGAAATGTAGTACGTAGCCATGTACATGAACCAGAATTACTAATGAGCACATGTGAGAGGTAAATGGCAATTTGGCATATGTGTTGAACTGATTGAGATGTGCAGTCATGTTACTTATTCTTGCCTTGTTGTAATAGTTGTGAATCATTTTGATCGATCCAAAAATTGCTGACATGCAAGTCACATACTCACATGACAGTAGCAGGAGCAATTAAGATGCACAACAACATAAAACACGGATAAGGAATTAAGGATGCATGAAACTGTGATACTAGATGAATCAGCAGACTAATACAGTACCATACATAGTTTAATTAACAAGGTTGTTGAAAGCTACAGAAACACACATTAATTAGGCAAACTAATTTTAATCTACACACATGCAAGCACAGAATAATGCAGTGCTAGCATGACAGTAGCATCATCAATTCAGATTCACAGCAGCAAATGACACATTAAAGGATTCATGGAAACGCCATACCAGATGAATTTGCAGATGTGTCATGTTGTTCTGTATTCAGAGGCTGGTTCAGCGGCCATGAATGAAAGAAGTAGGAGGGGTTGCAGTGTGTGGCATGAAGATCTGTGCACCTAATCATCCTTCTTGCTTTCACATCCACTGTGAATAGGTTCTTGCCGTGGCCCGTGGACGAAGAAGAGCATCCCTGTATGCACAGGATGCGCTGCCGCAACCATGAGGCTCTTCTTCCTTGTGATCCTGCTTACCCATCTCCTGCTCCAGATCTCCGAGAAGGGCAAATGGCACTCACAATCCCAGGTCGCGTGCTCCGGATCTGCCAGCACCCATACGCTGATGATCGGTACGCCAAGTCTGCTGTGAATCTGAATGTAACGAAGCTTCCCACCGCTGCTAGTAACGCAGCGATGCTTGATGAGGTCGTTCTCCGTGCCGGCTACAGGAGGCACGCACCCATCTGGAAGCGGCACGAACAGAAGGTCCTGGTGCTCCGTGAATGGATCGCACGCGAGGAGGCCGCAGGAGAGATCAACCCACCAGAGCTTCTGGGCATGGGAGATGACGGCATCGTTTGCCCAGCTATCTGGATGGCCAAGCCCGGCGTACTTGACCTCCTTGCTGAGCCAGAGACCGGTGGCGCTCCAGTAGAGGCGGAGGGTGGCGTGGTCGGTGCCGAGCATGGGCACGAGCTCAGCGATGGCGTAGGCaactccttctcctcctcctcctccaccgccgccgccaccgccgccgcaaggTCTTGAGATTAGACCCACCCTATGGAAGTCGCTCAGTGGACCACCGACGGGAGGATCGGGGACGCGGGAGGCCACGCCAGTGTGCGCGTCGCAGAGGAAGTACGCCGGGACGCGGGCGAactcgcggcggcgacgcgcacggCCGACGCTCGCGTCTGCGCCGGTGGCGAGGGGCGGCTCCCTGGCGCGCTGGGTGACGCAAAGGAGGAACGCACCCcccgcgtcgacggcgacgacgtagGGGAAGCGTGTAGGAGTTGCCGGCAGGCCGGGGGCGAtgcgggcggcgacggtgacgtgGGAGACATGCGGGGGCTTCTTCAGCGCCAGGACGAAGTCGGTGCCCGGCGGGAACATCCTCGATGACCGGCGGACGTCGGGGACGGCGGCCAGCATAATCCACTCCTGCCGCGGCTGCGCGTCtcctacctcctcctccaccaccaccgccgccgccatgtcacGCTCACGCGAGGTCGGCGAGCTCGCCATGGCTGTGTCTGTGTCTCTGTGAGCAGGCCCGTCCCTGAGGGCGTGCGACACGAGCGCTCGCACAGGGCCCCCATTTTCAAGGGGCCCCCAGGCTCATATACTTGCCCTTCCGTGGTTCAGTCCCATTGATCCAATTGATAACAACAGAAAGGCATGGAGGCTGCTGGAGCGTGAGTGTGAGCTCAATTAACGAGGGAATGACGCCGCACGCGCACGAATGCACGACAGTTCCTTTTTTCAGATCGATCTCACCACCTATCCGCCGGCCTGCTGCCCAATCACCTAGCTCCCtcgctttgttttcttttctttttttttttatgttaagaTCTCACCGCCTATCCGTGGGCCGTCGCCCGTGACGGTAGAGCTCACTACTCTTGCCGTTGCCTGGCACAACGTCACCTATGCCCGGCCACCGACTCGGTCTCTGCGCTAGTGAGCTCGTCCGCACGCCATTCCCCTGCTTCCGATGCCGGAGCACTACTGCATCTGCAGTATGCACGATGAAACCATCACACCGGAAAAATTCACGGTTATAGGCGTCGTCTTGTGCTTTTCAAGTGAAGATTATGTGAAggtattagtttttttctattattttgttGGTACGAAATATATCATAAGTATAAATTGTTATCATCTTTTTTATTATCACTTatgtttaggctgtgtttaaaattttgaacaGGCCCCTAAATTTTACGGGACGGCACTGCTGTGAGTGGTCGGGTCGGTGCCTGGAGGAGAAGTTGGGTGCGAGTCTGGGATGGTCGAGGCCCGCATAGAGCAGGGGGTTTGGGGCAAATTGACCAATGGGGTGCGTACCAATGCGTATTGGGCTTTAGGATGGGTTCTTCCAGAAGTTTCCCAGCTTGCAAGagaaggaattttttttatttttaattttttttattaaaagttttacaaaaataattttccattttgaaaattggcggaagtagtcgcctaccgctctttgggagggcgatttttaaaaatcgccatcccagagggcggcgaaaatgacgtggcagacggccgttcgctctcgggcgacggccgtcaacgaaatttgcaggcggcccccttgccgccctccgctagggcgattttgtactgtgcggggggccgcctgcaaatgggcggcgagggggcatggaattttgcaggcggcccccttgccgccctgggggagggcgatttttgcctccccctataaagcccagtcccccctctctgaaatttcattatattcactaaatatccaaaaaaaacgaaagagagagaggggagggcagcagaaggggagcggcgaagccctgctggttcgctcacttcatcacaggtttgctcccatacatcttttgcatttgtactaatatgttatgtttgagtatatatgttgcgttttagttttagttccatatattttagcatatctgtagcacacagcacatatgtgtagatccagagcatagaatataatagtatgaattgagacatagacagtagtgttaattgtaagatgtagtttagtttgatttggagaatgtaacctacttttagaattttggagaacaatattgcagagaatgtaacttagggcgtagtacagaaatgcgaggttaacgcagttattgttttcatcaggcacaatgtcaaataaggtcacatttcagatagttcacggtgaaggaaatattagatttggtccagatggtgttgatctgtcagattttgtaatgacatctaagggcatcgataggcctgcggagagaatatttcagtcaatttatagttggttgttgagaggatttagaatagaccaagaagtctacacaatgtcagtatcagttgtagtgagtcgtgcaacagaaggttatttttgggaactaatgccgatggacagcactgctgcttggagacggtatgtggaaatagcttttgaacggtcatggcccctcgttatatttgtgtcggtacaagagaaagatataaatgtttcaatgcaaaccgaagatgtagagggtcctatcaatgcaggggatgttgttggaccatcgatgcaaaatgaggaaaatcaaccaagggaggagcaggccatgggcatggcggatgagggggccgcgttcgccagctcttcctctcacggagcgtcgatccctcgcccacacggtactttactttttattaatactattaaatacctgtatggtccttgtccagcaggatttgtagccgggatcttcggtactggggcctcttcgtctcacgccggtaggactggtcctactagccagttctacaacgacgacttgcacggtgcacaccaccacgacgtactaggctcctctcagcttggaggagctccagaggcgcacactcaggagcagccagaggtcacacctgtacaggcaggacgggttggccgtgccgtacccccggaccgactcacatactcccaggggcacattagggcgcagggtaggagggacaggggtaagaggcctcgtcagtagtgttctacctcttcagtccttatgtgaccgtttcttttggcttacaaacttgtaaagcagtactactgttgctattactactgtagtactacttgtgtttgtctcgtctacatagtccttttcattcatatggtgctagaacaacttatgctcacgacaacacactttcggcgcttcacggtagtgtcagatccagtagcgcgcacagtccacaacagcacacatgaaaagcggcag encodes the following:
- the LOC136356424 gene encoding uncharacterized protein; protein product: MAREISLASTAAVEEPAAAPARVRRRRQLHLFSVAAEVHEEVLHFLALSSVKKIGDMNWNHDTSHDTKKNHDTSLVSHDPSKNHDTSHVSHDLPKVSSVKPDNTIHDTEEDHDTSQTGPSQHVVLPLVSSSLMQALVSSSLMQAFSAKPCIVLIARSYPCKTRFRGCFIGKQKSRRTARVPLERSEESRAAIPRRFHWDVEELADDARAGGRKRGITRFLGGFAMMRRSRRTECRWARSTQLPTDPAHELWGKHYMGQPTWANMGRPAGGEEVGEEVRRLATGDTATTSSRGGGCRGRMLGGSRRLDGGEIDGVPLEPHERQHSVALGVTSEDRLSALLDDILLEILQRLADDLRSVVRASALSRRWRHLPHMLPDIRLHARDFTQPDIGSGGRHNNAAGYTVDQTMAAYTATARWLLEPTITTPQRVTKKSIDLAFFLRDPYLHSIGRAVGHAIDGGGGTEELDLTVEADIAVADLTDEHKVSLGRRFWSFFQACPVVFRWLTRLTVDDCLSGPDDIPTLVNTCGRLRFLELRHSDVVDDAVLEIDAPRSQLVCLKLHHCNFRRVDLIRIWVKPEDPKLLSPIFGNLRAGFTLPFWGVTDPPRYGGYRDNRAVTAKNRTNFVSKFLN
- the LOC136354943 gene encoding uncharacterized protein, producing the protein MASSPTSRERDMAAAVVVEEEVGDAQPRQEWIMLAAVPDVRRSSRMFPPGTDFVLALKKPPHVSHVTVAARIAPGLPATPTRFPYVVAVDAGGAFLLCVTQRAREPPLATGADASVGRARRRREFARVPAYFLCDAHTGVASRVPDPPVGGPLSDFHRVGLISRPCGGGGGGGGGGGGEGVAYAIAELVPMLGTDHATLRLYWSATGLWLSKEVKYAGLGHPDSWANDAVISHAQKLWWVDLSCGLLACDPFTEHQDLLFVPLPDGCVPPVAGTENDLIKHRCVTSSGGKLRYIQIHSRLGVPIISVWVLADPEHATWDCECHLPFSEIWSRRWVSRITRKKSLMVAAAHPVHTGMLFFVHGPRQEPIHSGCESKKDD